A window from Enterocloster bolteae encodes these proteins:
- a CDS encoding PcfB family protein, with protein sequence MQEEVENRTLTLVVSGTKFTGRLLKAAISKYMAHCKEKKLQKKRSRDAPVTPHGKQTVKQLIGQNQGISNIEITDPSIKEFEKIARKYGVDYAVKKDRSSSPPKYLIFFKGRDADALTAAFTEYTSKKVKKAEKTERPSVLAKLSQFKEMVKNAVVDRTKRKELER encoded by the coding sequence ATGCAGGAAGAAGTGGAAAACAGGACTTTAACGCTGGTTGTCAGCGGAACAAAGTTCACCGGTCGGCTGCTCAAAGCCGCCATCAGCAAGTACATGGCCCACTGCAAGGAAAAGAAGCTGCAAAAGAAAAGAAGCCGTGATGCTCCTGTGACACCCCACGGAAAACAGACCGTCAAGCAGCTCATTGGTCAGAATCAGGGGATCTCCAATATCGAGATCACAGACCCTTCCATCAAGGAATTTGAGAAGATCGCCCGGAAATATGGTGTGGATTATGCGGTGAAGAAAGACCGCAGCAGCTCCCCACCCAAGTACCTGATCTTTTTCAAAGGCCGTGACGCCGATGCGCTGACCGCTGCATTTACCGAGTACACCAGCAAAAAGGTCAAGAAGGCCGAGAAAACGGAACGCCCGTCTGTGCTGGCAAAACTCAGTCAGTTCAAAGAGATGGTCAAAAATGCCGTGGTGGACCGCACCAAGCGAAAGGAGCTGGAACGATGA
- a CDS encoding BRO family protein: MNQIEIFNSPEFGSIRIVEENGKYLFCGADVAKSLGYKDTVNALKTHCREDGVAFYHLTDNLGREQKAKFISEGNLYRLIVHSKLPSAERFEQWVFDEVLPTIRKHGAYLTKEKLWEVATSPEALLKLCSDLLAEREENVSLRIANAQLEGKAAFYDLFIDLEHSTNLRTTAKELDVPERRFVRFLLEKRFVYRTASGNVLPYAKPANEGLFCVKDYCNHGHTGSYTLITPQGKLYFAELRDSILMVI; encoded by the coding sequence ATGAATCAGATTGAAATTTTCAATAGTCCAGAGTTTGGAAGCATTCGAATAGTCGAGGAAAATGGGAAATACCTGTTCTGCGGCGCTGATGTTGCAAAATCGCTGGGATACAAAGATACAGTAAACGCCCTAAAGACACATTGCAGAGAAGATGGGGTGGCGTTTTACCACCTCACCGATAATTTGGGGCGTGAACAGAAAGCTAAATTCATCAGTGAAGGAAATCTGTATCGTTTGATTGTCCACAGTAAATTGCCATCAGCAGAACGATTTGAGCAATGGGTCTTTGACGAGGTTCTTCCTACCATTCGCAAGCATGGGGCCTATCTCACAAAAGAAAAGCTATGGGAAGTAGCTACTTCACCGGAGGCGCTGCTCAAGCTCTGCTCGGATCTTCTGGCTGAGCGAGAGGAGAATGTATCTCTGCGCATAGCAAACGCACAGCTGGAGGGTAAAGCCGCTTTCTATGACCTGTTCATTGATTTGGAGCATAGCACCAATCTCAGAACTACTGCCAAAGAGCTTGATGTACCGGAACGCCGCTTTGTCCGATTTCTTCTGGAAAAGCGTTTTGTGTACCGCACTGCGTCCGGCAATGTACTGCCCTATGCAAAGCCAGCCAATGAAGGGCTGTTTTGTGTAAAGGACTACTGCAATCACGGACATACCGGTTCTTATACGCTGATAACACCGCAAGGCAAGCTGTATTTTGCCGAACTGCGAGACAGTATCCTGATGGTGATATGA
- a CDS encoding DUF6017 domain-containing protein, which translates to MAVFRVERTGDYTVMSNFHLKDKRLSLKAKGLLSQMLSLPDDWDYTLSGLSYINRESKDAIRSAVNELETAGYIRRRQTTDASGKFAANEYTIFERPIEGEPMLDKPSSENPITVNPSAVNPLPENPTQLNTKKSNTQKQNTHGSNTDSIPFRETAAAIPPERKGRDAMSVTEIENYRELILENIEYDCLKQRYPLYLDDLNEIVELLVETVCAKRKTTRISGADFPHEIVRSRFLKLDSSHIEFVMDCLQKNTTQVRNIKQYLLAVLFNAPTTMNNHYTSLVNHDMHAGGW; encoded by the coding sequence ATGGCTGTTTTTCGTGTAGAACGCACTGGCGATTACACGGTTATGAGCAATTTCCATCTAAAGGATAAACGGCTTTCTTTGAAGGCAAAGGGTCTCTTGTCGCAGATGTTATCTCTGCCAGATGACTGGGATTATACGCTGTCAGGACTCAGCTATATCAATCGAGAAAGCAAAGATGCAATCCGCTCTGCTGTCAATGAGCTTGAAACAGCCGGATACATTCGGCGCAGACAGACAACTGATGCTTCTGGTAAATTCGCAGCCAATGAGTATACCATTTTTGAGCGTCCCATCGAGGGAGAACCGATGTTGGATAAGCCGTCGTCGGAAAACCCGATAACGGTAAACCCGTCAGCGGTAAATCCGTTACCGGAAAATCCAACACAATTAAATACTAAGAAATCAAATACCCAAAAACAAAATACTCATGGATCAAATACCGATTCCATTCCCTTCCGGGAAACAGCGGCGGCAATACCGCCGGAACGGAAAGGAAGGGATGCGATGTCTGTCACAGAGATAGAAAATTATCGGGAATTGATTTTGGAGAATATCGAGTATGACTGTCTGAAGCAGCGTTATCCTCTCTACCTGGATGACCTGAATGAGATTGTAGAGCTGTTGGTAGAAACGGTCTGTGCCAAACGAAAGACCACCCGGATCTCTGGCGCGGACTTTCCTCACGAGATTGTACGCTCCCGCTTTTTGAAGCTGGACAGCTCTCACATCGAGTTTGTCATGGACTGTCTGCAAAAGAACACCACCCAGGTACGCAACATCAAGCAGTACCTGCTTGCAGTGCTGTTCAACGCTCCTACCACCATGAATAACCACTACACTTCACTGGTAAATCACGATATGCACGCAGGCGGCTGGTAA
- a CDS encoding DUF5720 family protein, with protein sequence MKDIAARELKGHNILAVERFWDSTCWMIEFTVLRPTAYGEPGDEMRLFLTEDGYQSALQSQQRREIKIKRYAHVIEGHIIDFKPKKHRRS encoded by the coding sequence ATGAAAGATATTGCAGCAAGGGAGCTGAAAGGCCACAACATTCTTGCAGTGGAGCGATTTTGGGACAGCACTTGCTGGATGATTGAGTTTACTGTCTTGCGCCCTACTGCTTATGGAGAACCCGGTGACGAAATGAGGCTTTTTCTCACAGAGGACGGGTATCAGTCAGCTCTGCAAAGCCAGCAGCGTCGAGAAATCAAAATTAAGAGATATGCTCATGTTATTGAGGGGCATATCATCGACTTCAAGCCTAAAAAACACCGTCGTTCATAA
- a CDS encoding ParB/RepB/Spo0J family partition protein produces MKSSAKKIELASVDDLFSTEESRQDEQLEKIQEIPLSELHPFKDHPFKVKDDDAMIETADSIKKYGVLVPAIARSLPDGGYELVAGHRRRRASELAGKETMPVIVRDLDDDAATIIMVDSNLQRENLLPSERAFAYKMKLEAIKHQGARTDLTSVQVEQKLSARDQVAKEAGERSGIQVMRYVRLTELIPELLDMVDEKKIAFNPAYELSFLKPDEQQMLVETMDYEQATPSLSQAQRMKKFSQDGKLSEDVMLAIMSEEKKSDLDKVTLSSDTLRKYFPKSYTPAKMQETIIKLLEQWQKKRQRDQER; encoded by the coding sequence TTGAAAAGCAGCGCGAAAAAAATAGAGCTGGCCTCAGTAGATGACCTGTTTTCTACTGAAGAAAGTCGGCAAGACGAGCAACTGGAAAAAATTCAGGAAATTCCCCTATCTGAACTGCATCCGTTCAAGGATCACCCCTTCAAGGTCAAGGATGATGATGCAATGATAGAAACCGCAGACAGTATCAAAAAGTATGGAGTTTTGGTTCCTGCGATTGCCAGATCACTGCCTGATGGCGGTTATGAGCTGGTAGCCGGTCACAGACGCCGCAGAGCCAGCGAATTGGCCGGAAAAGAAACCATGCCTGTCATTGTGCGCGACTTGGATGACGATGCTGCCACAATTATTATGGTTGACAGCAATTTGCAGCGAGAAAATCTGCTCCCCAGTGAAAGGGCCTTTGCCTACAAAATGAAGCTGGAAGCCATTAAACATCAAGGAGCAAGAACAGACCTGACTTCTGTTCAAGTTGAACAGAAGTTGAGCGCCAGAGACCAGGTGGCAAAAGAAGCCGGTGAACGAAGCGGTATCCAGGTAATGCGATATGTTCGTTTGACTGAGCTGATTCCAGAGCTTTTGGATATGGTGGATGAAAAGAAAATCGCATTTAATCCAGCCTACGAACTCTCTTTTTTGAAACCGGACGAACAGCAAATGCTGGTGGAAACAATGGACTATGAGCAGGCTACCCCTTCTCTCTCTCAGGCTCAGCGAATGAAAAAGTTCAGCCAGGATGGGAAATTGTCAGAAGATGTGATGCTTGCCATCATGTCAGAGGAAAAAAAGAGTGATCTGGATAAAGTGACCTTGAGCAGCGATACCTTGCGAAAGTATTTCCCCAAAAGCTATACACCGGCCAAAATGCAGGAAACCATTATTAAACTGCTGGAACAATGGCAGAAAAAACGCCAACGAGATCAGGAACGATGA
- a CDS encoding ParA family protein has product MNTQIIAIANQKGGVGKTTTCANLGIGLAQSGKKVLLIDGDPQGSLTISLGNPQPDKLPFTLSDAMGRILMDEPIRPGEGILHHPEGVDLMPADIQLSGMEVSLVNAMSRETILRQYLDTLKGQYSHILIDCQPSLGMLTVNALAAANRVIIPVQAEYLPAKGLEQLLQTINKVRRQINPKLQIDGILLTMVDSRTNFAKEISALLRETYGSKIKVFTSEIPHSVRAKEISAEGKSIYAHDPNGKVAEGYKNLTKEVLKLEKQREKNRAGLSR; this is encoded by the coding sequence ATGAATACACAGATTATTGCCATAGCCAACCAAAAAGGTGGTGTCGGCAAAACAACCACTTGTGCCAATCTTGGAATTGGTCTGGCTCAGTCTGGGAAGAAAGTCCTTCTGATTGACGGAGACCCACAGGGAAGCCTGACCATCAGCTTGGGCAATCCCCAACCTGACAAGCTGCCCTTTACACTGTCAGACGCTATGGGCCGTATTTTGATGGATGAACCAATTCGTCCCGGCGAGGGTATCCTGCACCACCCTGAGGGCGTAGACCTGATGCCTGCGGACATCCAGCTATCTGGTATGGAGGTATCTCTGGTAAACGCTATGAGCCGAGAAACCATTCTGCGACAATATCTGGACACGCTGAAGGGGCAATACTCTCATATCCTTATTGATTGCCAGCCCTCCCTGGGTATGCTTACGGTCAATGCACTGGCTGCCGCTAATAGGGTTATAATCCCCGTCCAGGCAGAGTATCTTCCCGCTAAAGGTTTGGAGCAGCTTTTGCAAACTATCAATAAGGTTCGCAGACAAATCAATCCCAAGCTGCAAATTGATGGGATTCTGCTGACGATGGTAGACAGCCGAACCAATTTTGCCAAAGAAATCTCCGCTCTCCTGCGCGAAACCTATGGCAGTAAGATCAAGGTGTTTACATCAGAAATTCCTCATTCTGTCAGGGCTAAAGAAATCAGTGCTGAAGGAAAAAGCATTTATGCCCATGATCCTAATGGCAAAGTGGCTGAGGGCTACAAAAATCTGACGAAGGAGGTATTGAAACTTGAAAAGCAGCGCGAAAAAAATAGAGCTGGCCTCAGTAGATGA
- a CDS encoding MATE family efflux transporter, with amino-acid sequence MNLLTGKIKPLYLKYLGAAFGSACISSVYGLVDMAMVGQYHGPSGTAAMSVVMPIFNIIYSLGLFMGIGGSVLYSSEKGRRENGCYNEFFSTALLGTAALAAIAWTGIVFFGEPLLRLFGAEQTLLPLTKAYLFPIKIVIPVFVFNQMLAAFLRNDNAPGLATAAVLGGGIFNVFGDYFFVFAMDMGILGAGLATAAGACITLLIMLTHFFSKRCTLKFVSIHYLFIKVKGILTTGFSTFFVDLAVGIMTMLFNRQIVRYLGTDALSVYGLIVNISMFVQCCAYSVGQASQPIFSINYGAEHWGRMKETLKYALGTVAFFGIFWTTLVVLVPNGFVRIFMKPTEAVLQIAPSIMRCYGISFLLLPLNIFSTYYFQSLMKPAASFVVSVGRGLVISGALIMLLPTVAKADFIWFSMPVTEIVIAVFVIYMMVRYTKRLAK; translated from the coding sequence ATGAATTTGTTAACTGGAAAAATTAAGCCGCTCTACCTGAAATATCTTGGCGCTGCTTTTGGCAGCGCGTGTATATCTTCTGTTTATGGACTTGTGGATATGGCTATGGTCGGCCAATATCACGGGCCGTCAGGAACAGCGGCCATGTCTGTTGTAATGCCAATCTTTAATATTATTTACAGTCTGGGGCTGTTTATGGGAATCGGCGGATCTGTCCTTTATAGTTCAGAAAAAGGACGGCGGGAAAATGGCTGCTATAACGAGTTTTTTTCCACGGCGCTCCTGGGCACAGCCGCCCTTGCCGCGATTGCTTGGACTGGTATTGTTTTCTTTGGAGAGCCTTTGCTTCGGCTGTTTGGCGCGGAACAAACACTTCTGCCATTGACAAAAGCCTATTTGTTCCCGATTAAGATCGTTATTCCTGTCTTTGTTTTCAACCAGATGCTGGCGGCGTTTCTTCGGAATGACAACGCACCCGGCCTTGCAACCGCGGCGGTCCTTGGCGGTGGTATTTTTAATGTTTTTGGTGACTATTTCTTTGTCTTTGCCATGGACATGGGGATTTTGGGGGCTGGCCTTGCAACCGCGGCGGGCGCGTGTATTACGCTGCTGATTATGCTGACTCACTTTTTCTCAAAACGCTGCACACTTAAATTTGTGAGTATTCACTATTTATTTATTAAAGTAAAGGGCATCTTGACAACAGGATTTTCAACATTTTTTGTTGACTTGGCAGTGGGAATCATGACAATGCTGTTTAACCGGCAAATTGTCCGGTATCTGGGAACAGACGCCCTTTCCGTTTATGGTCTGATCGTGAATATCAGTATGTTTGTCCAGTGCTGCGCATACAGTGTGGGGCAGGCTTCCCAGCCTATTTTTTCCATTAATTACGGGGCAGAACACTGGGGGCGTATGAAAGAAACACTGAAGTATGCTTTGGGTACGGTAGCCTTTTTTGGGATCTTCTGGACAACATTGGTGGTGCTGGTTCCAAATGGCTTTGTCCGTATTTTTATGAAACCGACAGAAGCGGTGCTGCAGATAGCTCCTTCCATCATGCGGTGTTATGGTATTTCGTTTCTGCTGCTCCCGCTTAATATATTTTCAACTTATTATTTTCAATCCCTGATGAAGCCGGCTGCGTCGTTTGTTGTTTCCGTCGGCCGCGGGCTGGTGATTAGCGGAGCGCTGATTATGCTGCTGCCAACGGTGGCCAAGGCTGATTTTATTTGGTTTTCTATGCCGGTAACAGAGATTGTGATTGCAGTTTTTGTGATATACATGATGGTTCGGTACACGAAAAGACTTGCAAAATAG